CGGGCGATGATGGAAACCAGCCGCCACCCGGTGGAAGTGGTGGCCCGTGAAACCGGCTTCGGCGACCGCGAGCGCATGCGCCAGGCATTTCTGCGCGCCTTCGGCCAACCGCCCCAAGCCATGCAACAAGCCTTTAATGCAGGGCCGCCCGCGTAATCAGGTAACTCACCAACTGCGGGTCATCCTCCAGCTCGAGGGTCTGCACCGGGCGTGGCAGGTTATCCAGCACCGTGCGCCAGAACGCCTGGGACACTTCATCCTGGTCAAAAAACCGCACCAGCCAATCGGCCTCGCCGCTGCACAGCACCTGTGTGGCGATGGCGCGGCCAATGCCTTTGCGGCGGTAGCGCTTGAGGATAAACAGGTCGGCCAGTTCCAGGGCGTCGATACCCGGCAACTCGCTGCCTTCGATCAGCAGGAAACCGGCAATGTAGCCATCGACCAACAGCAAGTTGGCGCTCCATTGCGGGTCTTGCCAGTAGCGGTTCAGGTGCTCGTCATGGATGTAGAAGCGGCCGTCCGCCTCGACATCCTCCTGCTCCCAGTCTGACGACTCATAGGCGTAGTACTGGTAGAGATTACGGATCAGCTCGGCTTCTTCAGGGCCGGTCTGGATCAATTCGACGGTGGTTTCAGGCATGGGGCTCTCAGTGAAAAAACGCAGGGCGCCATTGTTCACAAAACCCTTGCGCAGGCCAATACATTGTCAAACCTTTCTGTTTGCTGAACCGAATGCGGATTTGTCTGGCCGCGCCCAAATTCCCGAAACATTTAGAATAAACTCCGCCGGTTTCCCAACCTCTTTTTTCAAGGGCATGCATTTTGACAAACGTCTGTTCCGCCGGCCTGGATGTGGGCTTTGCCTCCCTGGATTACCTGCAGATCTTTATCCTGGGCGTGATCCAGGGCATTACCGAGCTGTTGCCGGTGTCTTCCACGGCGCATATGCGGGTGGTGCCCGCCCTGCTCGGCTGGCAAGACCCGGGCTCGGCGTTTTCGGCGGCGATGCAGTTGGCGGCGCTGGCGGCGGTGGTCAGTTACTTCTGGCGGGATGTGCAGCAGGTGGTCACCGGCAGCATTGGCGCAGTGCGCCGCAGTGACTACAACGACCGCTGGTTCAAACTCGCGGTGGCGATTGTGCTGGCGACGCTCCCGATCGGGGTGGCCGGCCTGGCCTTGTCTTCGACCTTGAACGCCTGCAACTCACCGTTGCGCGGCCTGATGGTGATCGGCATTTCCTGCGTGGTGATGGCGGTGTTGCTGGCGGCGGCGGAGTTGCGTGCCCGGCATACCCGGGACATGAGCCAGATGCGCCTGCGTGACGCGTTGATTGTCGGCATTGCGCAGATCGGCGCGCTGATTCCGGGCGTATCGCGCTCCGGTTCGACGCTGACCGCGGCGCTGTTCCTCAATTTCAAACGTGAAGAGGCGGCGCGTTTTTCCTTCCTGCTGGGCCTGCCGGCCATCGCCCTCGCCGGCTTGAAGGAACTATGGGTGCTGCTGCACGCCGACTTGCCCGCGCACGCCTGGCCGCATCTGCTTTTCGGCCTGGTGGTGGCGAGTGTCTCGGCGTTCTTTGCGATCTGGGGCCTGATGAAGTTCCTGGAGCGCTTCTCCACCTGGCCGTTCGTGATCTACCGCGCACTGCTGGGGGTGTTTTTGATTGTGGCGGTCAGTACCGGGTTGTTGAGCTGAGGCCGCACACATCTCATGTGGGAGCTGGCTTGCCTGCGATGGCGGTGTGTCAGGCAGTACATCCTTCGACGGGTACACCGCTATCGCAGGCAAGCCAGCTCCCACAGATGAGTCACGTTGCCAGCGATATTGCCGACCGCGCAGATCAGCCGATCATTTCTGACACTCCTGCCACAGGTTGCGGATCAGCGTCTTCATCTTCAGCGCCTCGGCCCAGCGATCGCTGATTTCACGGCCATCGGCGCCGGTGATGGCATAGGGTGGCGGGCCCAGTTCGCAGGTGAAGGACAGGCTTTGCGCCGCGTCGGCGCGGGCCAGCCAGTCCTGGATACCGTAGCGCCACCAGCCGACAAAGCGCTCGACCCAGGCTTGGTGCTGCGCAAAATCCAGCGAGACCTGCACCTGTTCGCTGCTGGCCACTCGGCCGTGGAAACCCCAACTGTGGCGCAGGATGCTGCGTATTTGCTGGTCATCCTCGAGTGCGCCGGGCTCGGGCAACTCGCGGCCGACCACGTAATGCGACAAGTCGGCGAGCAGCTTCAGGTCGGGCATTTGCGCCAGTAGATCAAGGGTGAACAGCAGGTCGCTGGTGAGGCGATAACGGTGGGTTTCCAGCAACACGGGGAAGTCCACCTGCTCGGCCAGCCGCTGCCAGCCTTCGATCAGCCTGACCGCCTCGGCCTGGGTGCGCGGACGCACATCGGCCTGCAGGGTGAGGTGGTGGCAGCCGTAGCGGCTGATCACATCCAGCGCGGCGGCCAGGTCGTCCACCGATTGCGGGAACAATTGGCCCTCGATCTGCAAGCCCCGGGCAGCAGCGGCGGCGTGCAGGCGCGGCACCTCGGCGGGTTGCCAGTAATGGTCGGTGACGCCGTCGAAGCCGGCGGCGGCGATCCGCTCAAGCTGCGCCTCAAGAGAACCCGGCTCGGTCTGCATGGCCCACAGCGATTGGAACACCAGAAATTGGCGCATGGTCAGCCTCGCAGCAATGGTTTAAGGGGCAGCGTGGCATCGGCCAGGCTGCTCGGGTTGAGCACAATGCCCGCGCTGATCAGCCGCTCGCACAGCTTGATATCCTTGGCCACACTGTTGCCCGGCGCCCAGCCGCAGGCGCCCTGCAAACGGTGTTCGGCATCCAGGTAAAACAGCAGCAGGCCCCCGCCGGGCAGGTTGCGGCTGACGCTCAGCGCGGTGATTACGCCCACGGTCTGCAAGCCCCAGTCGTATTGGTCGGACCAGAAGCCGGGGAGCGCTTCGAACGGCAGTTCGCGCCCCAACAGGTTCAGGGCCGCATGCCGCCCCTGGGCTTCAGCATTGCGCCAGGTTTCCTGGCGCTGGTACTCGCCACCCAAGCGAAACTCGCACACATCGCCGGCCGCGTAGATATCCGGCGCGCTGGTGCGCAACTGCGCGTCGACGCGAATGCCCTGCCCGGTTTCCAGGCCCGCCGCCACGGCCAGTTCAATGTTGGGTTGCATGCCGATGCCGACCACCACCAAGTCACACGGCAAGCGTGTACCGTCCATCAACAGCACGGCGTCGGCCTGGATCGATTCCAGCGCCACGTTCAAGCGCACGTCCACCCCCTGAGCGCGATGCAGGGCCAGCAACGCTTCACTGATCATCGGCGGCAATACCCGGCCCGCCAGGCGCGGCCCGGCTTCCAGCAACGTGACCTCACAGCCCAGGCTGCGAGCGGTGGCGGCCACTTCCAGGCCGATAAACCCACCGCCCACCACCACCAGCAGTGCCCCGGGGCGCAACGCGGTTTTCAGCGCCAGCGCTTCATCGTGAGTGCGCAGGTACAGCACATTCGCCTGTGCCTGGGCCAAACGCCGCGCCCTGCCCCCGGTGGCCAGCAGCAAACCGGCATAGGTCAGCCACTGCCCGTCGGCCAATTGCAAGCGATGCTGCGGCGGGTCCAGTTGGCTGACCGGGTTGCCGGCGATATGTTCGATGCCCAACTCGGCCAGCCGTGCGCTGTCGCACAGGCTGCAGCCCGCCAGGTCCATGCTGCCCTGCAACAGGCCCTTGGACAGCGGCGGCCGCTCGTAGGGCAAATGCGGCTCGTCGCCGATCAGGATCAGCCGCCCGCTGTAGCCTTCTTCGCGCAGGGTGAGCGCCGCACGGCCACCGGCATGGCCGGCACCGACGATGATCAGGGGAGTATTCATCATCAAGCCGTGACGGCGAGCAACACCCGCCCCGCTTCGACCCGCACCGGGTAGGTCTTGAGGTTGACGCACACCGGCGCGCCCAGGGCCTTGCCGGAGCGGTAATCGAAGCGCCCGTTGTGCTTGGGGCATTCGATCACGTGGTCCATCACCAGGCC
The genomic region above belongs to Pseudomonas poae and contains:
- a CDS encoding GNAT family N-acetyltransferase, whose translation is MPETTVELIQTGPEEAELIRNLYQYYAYESSDWEQEDVEADGRFYIHDEHLNRYWQDPQWSANLLLVDGYIAGFLLIEGSELPGIDALELADLFILKRYRRKGIGRAIATQVLCSGEADWLVRFFDQDEVSQAFWRTVLDNLPRPVQTLELEDDPQLVSYLITRAALH
- a CDS encoding undecaprenyl-diphosphate phosphatase; protein product: MTNVCSAGLDVGFASLDYLQIFILGVIQGITELLPVSSTAHMRVVPALLGWQDPGSAFSAAMQLAALAAVVSYFWRDVQQVVTGSIGAVRRSDYNDRWFKLAVAIVLATLPIGVAGLALSSTLNACNSPLRGLMVIGISCVVMAVLLAAAELRARHTRDMSQMRLRDALIVGIAQIGALIPGVSRSGSTLTAALFLNFKREEAARFSFLLGLPAIALAGLKELWVLLHADLPAHAWPHLLFGLVVASVSAFFAIWGLMKFLERFSTWPFVIYRALLGVFLIVAVSTGLLS
- a CDS encoding sugar phosphate isomerase/epimerase — protein: MRQFLVFQSLWAMQTEPGSLEAQLERIAAAGFDGVTDHYWQPAEVPRLHAAAAARGLQIEGQLFPQSVDDLAAALDVISRYGCHHLTLQADVRPRTQAEAVRLIEGWQRLAEQVDFPVLLETHRYRLTSDLLFTLDLLAQMPDLKLLADLSHYVVGRELPEPGALEDDQQIRSILRHSWGFHGRVASSEQVQVSLDFAQHQAWVERFVGWWRYGIQDWLARADAAQSLSFTCELGPPPYAITGADGREISDRWAEALKMKTLIRNLWQECQK
- a CDS encoding FAD-dependent oxidoreductase translates to MNTPLIIVGAGHAGGRAALTLREEGYSGRLILIGDEPHLPYERPPLSKGLLQGSMDLAGCSLCDSARLAELGIEHIAGNPVSQLDPPQHRLQLADGQWLTYAGLLLATGGRARRLAQAQANVLYLRTHDEALALKTALRPGALLVVVGGGFIGLEVAATARSLGCEVTLLEAGPRLAGRVLPPMISEALLALHRAQGVDVRLNVALESIQADAVLLMDGTRLPCDLVVVGIGMQPNIELAVAAGLETGQGIRVDAQLRTSAPDIYAAGDVCEFRLGGEYQRQETWRNAEAQGRHAALNLLGRELPFEALPGFWSDQYDWGLQTVGVITALSVSRNLPGGGLLLFYLDAEHRLQGACGWAPGNSVAKDIKLCERLISAGIVLNPSSLADATLPLKPLLRG